From the genome of Paraburkholderia sp. ZP32-5:
GTTCTACATGAAGCACCGTGAAGAATCGTGACAGCGACATCCGGTGTTAAAATTCACCGGAAATATGTCAAATTGAGAGTGTGATCCGCATGCGTGCGAACAAACGACAACTTGTCGTTGACAAGGCTACCGAGCTGTTTTCGAAGCACGGCTTTCAGGCGGTGGGAGTGGATTGGATCATCGACGACTCCGGCGTAGCGCGAATGACGCTATATCGCCATTTTTCGGGCAAGGACGATTTGATCCGCGAGGTGCTGCTGCAACGTTATGCGCTAATCGTTGGCAGTATCGAAGCCCGTCTGCAGGAGCTGCAGATCCCGGAGGAGCGAGTCAAGGCAATCTTCGACTGGTATGGCGATTGGTTCGCCACACCGGAATTTGCCGGTTGCCTTTTTGAACGCGCACTGGCGGAGTTCGGCACCGAGTACCCCACCATTTCGGGCGTTGCCATCCAATATCGG
Proteins encoded in this window:
- a CDS encoding TetR/AcrR family transcriptional regulator, with amino-acid sequence MRANKRQLVVDKATELFSKHGFQAVGVDWIIDDSGVARMTLYRHFSGKDDLIREVLLQRYALIVGSIEARLQELQIPEERVKAIFDWYGDWFATPEFAGCLFERALAEFGTEYPTISGVAIQYREKMTSWMAELLEELMPASDAQHLGDVFMMLLDGATVNARAANAPTPALQAWAAAEVLLRSKV